A section of the Alphaproteobacteria bacterium genome encodes:
- a CDS encoding 4a-hydroxytetrahydrobiopterin dehydratase, translated as MVERAKDRTYNDDEIKARLAASLPHWYYEDGWIRRRYRTNGWKGTLMVINAVGHLAEAAWHHPDITASYAWVEVRLMNHAAKGVTDKDFELAAKIEDMIQWRPGPGSALEGTPEQDQRFAYIKYDKPSAKAPEHT; from the coding sequence ATGGTCGAGCGGGCAAAGGATCGCACCTACAACGACGACGAAATCAAGGCCCGATTAGCGGCGAGCCTGCCGCATTGGTATTACGAGGACGGCTGGATCAGACGCCGATACCGCACCAACGGTTGGAAAGGCACCCTGATGGTGATCAATGCGGTTGGACATCTTGCGGAGGCCGCATGGCATCATCCAGACATCACCGCCTCCTATGCGTGGGTCGAGGTGCGCCTCATGAACCACGCCGCAAAGGGGGTCACCGACAAGGATTTCGAGCTCGCTGCGAAAATCGAGGACATGATCCAATGGCGGCCAGGTCCGGGCAGTGCGCTCGAGGGGACACCCGAACAGGATCAGCGCTTCGCCTATATCAAGTACGACAAGCCGAGTGCCAAAGCGCCGGAACACACGTGA
- a CDS encoding formylmethanofuran dehydrogenase subunit A, with translation MIGCISGGRIYDPVHGKSGVVSDVFVEDGRIAAPRDGGRVDIRCDASGLVVMAGALDIHSHIAGGKVNLARLLMTEDHRIEMRSHSAIARSGSGYVSPSTFATGYRYAAMGYTAAFEPAMVPSNARAAHLEMADVPIADKGAYVMLGNEELLLQMLAEGAEQEEINDYVAWMMHATAALGVKTVNPGGISAFKFNGRGLEIEQAGPHYGVAPRRLIQALARAVREIGVHHPLHVHCNNLGVPGNIDTTLATIAAAEGFPIHLTHAQFHSYGTEGDRHFSSAAARLAEAVNRNPNVTIDVGQIMFGQTVTASGDTMAQYRNHRLASPDKWIVMDIECDGGCGLVPFRYRDNNFVNALQWAIGLELFLLIEDPWQVFLTTDHPNGAPFTSYPRLIRLLMDRGFRNDCLAQIHPAARAATVLGTIDREYTLDEIAIMTRAGPARILGLADRGHLGVGAAADIAIYAEDQNRERMFEAPRHVFKDGVEVARRGELLAAPASATHIVKPDFDAAIERRIKSFFDDHMTVSFDHFRISEAELADGGVRVIEHACRPRTRS, from the coding sequence TTGATCGGCTGTATCTCGGGCGGCCGCATCTACGATCCGGTGCACGGCAAGAGCGGTGTGGTATCGGATGTTTTCGTCGAGGATGGCCGGATCGCCGCACCGCGCGACGGCGGGCGGGTGGATATCCGTTGCGATGCGTCGGGTCTCGTCGTGATGGCGGGGGCCCTCGACATTCACAGCCACATCGCCGGCGGAAAAGTCAATCTCGCCCGGTTGTTGATGACCGAGGATCATCGCATCGAGATGCGTTCCCACAGCGCAATAGCCCGCTCCGGGAGCGGATACGTCTCCCCGTCGACATTCGCAACGGGCTATCGCTACGCCGCGATGGGCTATACCGCGGCGTTCGAGCCGGCGATGGTGCCGTCGAATGCGCGCGCTGCTCATCTCGAAATGGCGGACGTGCCCATCGCCGACAAAGGCGCATACGTCATGCTGGGCAACGAGGAATTGCTGCTCCAAATGCTCGCCGAGGGTGCGGAGCAAGAAGAGATCAATGATTACGTTGCCTGGATGATGCACGCCACGGCGGCACTCGGGGTCAAGACGGTCAATCCGGGCGGAATCAGCGCCTTCAAATTCAACGGCCGCGGACTCGAAATCGAGCAAGCCGGCCCACATTACGGCGTCGCACCGCGACGACTGATCCAAGCGCTTGCGCGTGCGGTTCGAGAGATCGGCGTGCACCATCCGCTCCACGTCCACTGCAACAATCTCGGCGTGCCCGGCAACATCGACACCACCCTTGCCACGATCGCGGCGGCGGAGGGTTTTCCGATCCATCTCACGCACGCGCAATTCCATAGCTATGGTACTGAAGGGGATCGGCATTTCTCGTCGGCCGCCGCACGGCTCGCCGAGGCGGTAAACCGGAATCCGAATGTTACCATCGATGTCGGCCAGATCATGTTCGGCCAGACCGTGACGGCGTCGGGCGACACCATGGCGCAGTACCGGAATCACCGTCTGGCGTCCCCCGACAAATGGATTGTCATGGATATCGAATGCGACGGCGGTTGCGGCCTCGTGCCGTTTCGGTATCGCGACAATAACTTCGTCAACGCATTGCAGTGGGCGATCGGGCTCGAGCTGTTCCTGCTGATCGAGGATCCGTGGCAGGTCTTCCTTACGACCGACCATCCGAATGGCGCGCCGTTCACGAGCTACCCGAGACTCATTCGGCTGTTGATGGACCGCGGCTTCCGCAACGATTGTCTGGCTCAAATCCATCCGGCTGCACGGGCGGCGACCGTGCTCGGCACGATCGACCGTGAATACACGCTCGATGAAATCGCAATCATGACGCGTGCGGGACCAGCGCGCATTCTTGGCCTCGCCGACCGCGGTCATCTCGGCGTCGGCGCAGCGGCCGATATCGCTATCTATGCGGAGGATCAGAATCGCGAGCGTATGTTCGAGGCGCCGCGCCACGTCTTCAAGGATGGGGTCGAGGTTGCTCGACGGGGCGAATTGCTGGCGGCGCCGGCGAGTGCCACGCATATCGTCAAGCCCGACTTCGATGCCGCGATCGAACGCCGCATTAAGTCCTTTTTCGACGACCATATGACGGTCAGTTTCGACCATTTTCGAATCTCCGAAGCCGAGTTGGCCGATGGCGGGGTGCGCGTTATCGAGCATGCCTGCCGGCCGAGGACCCGGTCGTGA
- the fhcD gene encoding formylmethanofuran--tetrahydromethanopterin N-formyltransferase: MKLSGITVEETFAEAFGMRATRLLVTADSLEWAEVAGNSMTGFATSVIGCGVEAGIESALAPGETPDGRPGVAVLLFAVSRDALAKALRERVGQCVLTCPGTACFAGLDGENKLPLGRVLRYFGDGFQTAKRIGSRRYWRIPVMDGEFICEDQVAEQKAVGGGNFLILGRSRPATLAAAKRAIAAMRKVSGAIMPFPGGIVRSGSKVGSRYKFLIASTNHAFCPTIKGAVDGALEPDVASVLEIVIDGLDEKSVGAAMATGIRAACVEGPESGIVRITAGNYGGKLGPHHFHLAELLK; encoded by the coding sequence GTGAAGCTATCGGGCATTACCGTCGAAGAGACATTCGCCGAAGCGTTCGGCATGCGCGCCACGCGCCTCCTCGTCACCGCGGATAGCCTGGAATGGGCGGAGGTCGCGGGAAACTCCATGACCGGGTTCGCGACGTCGGTAATCGGCTGCGGTGTCGAAGCCGGAATAGAAAGCGCACTTGCGCCGGGAGAGACTCCGGATGGCCGACCCGGTGTGGCTGTGCTGCTCTTCGCCGTCTCGCGCGATGCGCTTGCGAAGGCATTGCGCGAGCGGGTCGGGCAATGCGTTCTGACTTGCCCGGGTACCGCTTGTTTCGCCGGGCTCGATGGCGAAAACAAACTTCCACTCGGCCGCGTTCTCCGTTATTTCGGCGACGGCTTTCAAACGGCCAAGCGCATCGGCAGTCGCCGTTATTGGCGCATTCCCGTCATGGACGGCGAGTTCATTTGCGAGGATCAGGTTGCCGAGCAAAAAGCCGTCGGCGGCGGCAATTTTCTCATCCTGGGGCGTAGCCGGCCGGCAACGCTCGCCGCGGCAAAGCGCGCGATCGCCGCCATGCGGAAAGTCTCGGGCGCCATCATGCCGTTCCCCGGCGGCATCGTGCGATCGGGCTCGAAGGTCGGCTCGCGCTACAAGTTCCTCATCGCCTCCACCAATCATGCGTTTTGCCCGACGATCAAGGGTGCGGTCGATGGGGCGCTCGAGCCGGATGTCGCCTCTGTGCTCGAAATCGTGATCGACGGATTGGACGAGAAGTCGGTTGGGGCGGCCATGGCGACCGGCATTCGTGCAGCCTGCGTCGAGGGACCCGAGAGCGGGATCGTCCGGATTACGGCCGGGAACTATGGCGGCAAGCTCGGCCCCCATCATTTTCATCTCGCGGAACTGCTCAAATGA